The following coding sequences are from one Prochlorococcus marinus CUG1438 window:
- a CDS encoding DUF3172 domain-containing protein, translated as MNRPPSNRRPRRGSNRNYYSSNPRDMDSYGQRNSRLPAASSEQKINFNTGTIAVLAGVLILGVGIGSAITSTTDGGQGNIASQQQLDMAVPDPEFCRQWGASAFVIDVEMYTTLNPSTSFVTQPALQPGCVIRRENWTVLQKQGAISNEDVRECKQRMNTFAYIGSIRDKPIVKCVYQTDVNENKFIIKGDGQAEDGGVGINKEAIQF; from the coding sequence GTGAATAGACCACCATCAAATAGAAGGCCTAGAAGAGGCTCTAATAGAAATTATTACTCTTCAAATCCAAGAGATATGGATTCTTACGGCCAAAGAAATAGTAGATTGCCTGCTGCTTCTTCTGAGCAAAAGATCAACTTTAATACAGGAACCATTGCCGTACTTGCTGGAGTATTAATTTTAGGAGTTGGTATCGGGAGCGCTATTACCAGTACAACCGATGGCGGGCAGGGAAATATAGCAAGTCAACAACAATTAGATATGGCGGTTCCAGACCCTGAATTTTGCAGACAATGGGGAGCTAGTGCTTTTGTAATTGATGTTGAAATGTATACGACTCTAAATCCATCTACGAGTTTTGTAACGCAACCAGCTCTTCAGCCAGGGTGTGTGATTAGAAGAGAGAATTGGACAGTGTTACAAAAACAGGGCGCAATTAGTAATGAAGATGTAAGGGAATGTAAGCAAAGGATGAACACTTTTGCTTATATTGGTTCCATAAGAGATAAGCCAATAGTTAAGTGCGTTTATCAGACTGATGTAAATGAAAATAAATTTATAATAAAAGGTGATGGACAAGCCGAAGACGGCGGGGTAGGTATTAACAAAGAAGCAATTCAGTTTTGA
- a CDS encoding NAD(P)H-quinone oxidoreductase subunit 5, with the protein MPQASEIAWLIPVFPLIGAVLSGLGLISINNKINNSREIVSVGLISFVGISAVISYKALVEQVNGYQSVEKLFVWASAGDFTIPMGFVLDPLGSVMLALVTTITLLVMIYSHGYMAHDKGYVRFFTYLALFSSSMMGLIVSPNLLEIYVFWELVGMCSYLLVGFWYDRDGAAHAAQKAFVVNRVGDFGLLLGILGLFWATNSFDFNEIATGISQSISDNSIPIWAALLLCFLVFLGPMAKSAQFPLHVWLPDAMEGPTPISALIHAATMVAAGIFLVARLQPLYSIFPSIQFIIALVGTITCFLGASIALTQMDLKKGLAYSTVSQLGYMMLAMGCGAPVAGIFHLVTHACFKAMLFLGSGSVIHAMEEVVGHQPVLAQDMRLMGGLRKKMPYTSTTFLIGCVAISGIPPLAGFWSKDEILGNAFISFPAFWFIGLLTAGMTAFYMFRLYFLTFEGDFRGENKELQKELLIASKTNQDEENDELHEEHGSIHESPWSMTFPLVFLAVPSLIIGFMGLPWDSKIANLLDPEEAETAAKAFELKEFLPLAIASVVIASAGIFIAYQAYFVKKINLSLLFAQRFPSINKFLSNKWYLDDINEKLFVNGSRKLAKEVLEVDSKVVDGVVNLTGLVTLGSGEGLKYFETGRAQFYALIVFGGVILLVAIFGFQSPKVT; encoded by the coding sequence ATGCCTCAAGCTTCAGAAATTGCCTGGTTAATTCCTGTTTTCCCACTTATTGGAGCAGTGCTTTCTGGTTTAGGCCTAATAAGTATTAATAATAAAATTAATAATTCCAGAGAAATTGTTTCTGTAGGTCTTATTTCGTTTGTTGGCATTTCTGCGGTAATTAGTTACAAAGCTCTTGTTGAACAAGTTAATGGTTATCAATCTGTAGAAAAATTATTTGTATGGGCTAGTGCTGGGGATTTTACAATCCCGATGGGTTTTGTCCTTGATCCTTTGGGTAGTGTAATGCTTGCTCTTGTAACGACTATAACTTTGCTGGTAATGATCTACTCTCATGGTTATATGGCGCATGACAAAGGTTATGTCAGATTTTTTACATATTTAGCATTATTTAGTAGTTCAATGATGGGATTAATAGTTAGTCCGAATTTATTAGAAATTTATGTTTTTTGGGAATTAGTTGGGATGTGTTCTTACTTGTTGGTTGGTTTTTGGTATGACAGGGATGGCGCTGCCCACGCTGCACAAAAAGCATTTGTTGTTAATAGAGTGGGTGATTTTGGATTATTACTAGGGATTCTTGGCCTATTTTGGGCAACAAATAGTTTTGATTTTAATGAAATAGCCACTGGAATTTCTCAATCAATATCTGATAATTCGATACCTATTTGGGCTGCTTTGTTGCTTTGTTTTTTAGTTTTTTTAGGGCCAATGGCAAAATCTGCTCAGTTTCCTCTTCATGTATGGTTGCCTGATGCGATGGAAGGCCCGACGCCTATTTCAGCACTTATCCATGCCGCAACAATGGTTGCTGCAGGAATATTTCTTGTAGCAAGACTACAACCTTTGTACTCAATATTCCCCTCTATTCAGTTCATTATTGCTTTAGTAGGCACCATTACTTGTTTTTTAGGCGCCTCTATAGCTTTGACTCAAATGGATTTAAAAAAAGGTTTAGCTTACAGCACAGTGTCTCAGCTTGGATATATGATGCTTGCAATGGGTTGTGGAGCGCCAGTAGCAGGAATTTTTCATTTAGTGACTCATGCTTGCTTTAAAGCAATGCTATTTTTGGGATCTGGTTCAGTAATACATGCTATGGAAGAAGTAGTTGGCCACCAGCCTGTATTAGCTCAAGATATGAGATTAATGGGTGGGTTAAGAAAAAAAATGCCATATACATCAACAACATTTTTAATAGGTTGTGTAGCAATTAGTGGTATTCCACCATTGGCAGGTTTTTGGAGTAAAGATGAGATACTCGGAAATGCTTTTATATCATTTCCAGCTTTTTGGTTCATAGGACTTCTAACAGCCGGTATGACTGCTTTTTATATGTTTAGGCTTTATTTCTTGACATTTGAAGGAGATTTTAGAGGAGAAAATAAAGAACTGCAAAAAGAGCTTCTAATAGCCTCTAAAACAAACCAAGATGAAGAAAATGATGAACTGCATGAAGAACATGGCTCTATTCATGAGTCACCCTGGTCAATGACATTTCCCTTGGTATTTCTAGCTGTACCGTCTTTAATTATTGGTTTTATGGGACTTCCATGGGATAGCAAAATTGCAAATCTACTAGATCCTGAAGAAGCAGAGACTGCTGCAAAAGCTTTCGAATTAAAAGAATTTTTGCCTTTAGCCATTGCATCAGTTGTTATTGCATCAGCTGGAATCTTTATTGCTTACCAAGCTTATTTTGTGAAAAAAATTAATTTGTCACTTTTATTTGCACAAAGGTTTCCTTCTATCAATAAATTTTTGTCTAATAAATGGTATTTAGACGATATTAATGAAAAGCTTTTTGTCAATGGAAGTAGAAAACTAGCTAAAGAAGTTTTAGAAGTTGATTCTAAGGTTGTTGATGGTGTAGTCAATCTGACTGGACTTGTAACTTTAGGAAGTGGAGAAGGTTTAAAATATTTTGAAACTGGTAGAGCTCAATTCTACGCCCTTATTGTATTTGGGGGCGTAATTCTATTAGTTGCAATATTTGGCTTTCAATCTCCTAAAGTAACTTAA
- a CDS encoding NDP-sugar synthase, which yields MKAMILAAGKGTRVQPITHIIPKPMIPILQKPVMEFLLELLKEHGFKEIMVNVSHLAEEIENYFRDGQRFGVEIAYSFEGRIEDGELIGDALGSAGGLKKIQDFQNFFDETFVVLCGDALVDLDLTEAVKKHKEKGAIASLITKKVTRDQVSSYGVVVSDNNGRIKAFQEKPSIDQALGDSINTGIYLFEPEIFNHIPSGEKFDIGADLFPKLVEMDLPFFALPMDFEWVDIGKVPDYWSAIRNVLQGKVRQVEIPGKEIRPGVFTGLNVAANWETIDVSGPVYIGGMTRIEDGAKIIGPAMIGPSCCICEGAIIDNSIIFDYSKIGKGVRLVDKLVFGRYCVDKNGDHFDLQDASLDWLITDSRRSDMTEPSPQQKAMAELLGTDLINIPD from the coding sequence ATGAAGGCAATGATACTCGCAGCAGGAAAAGGTACTCGTGTTCAGCCTATAACTCATATTATACCAAAACCAATGATACCTATTTTACAAAAACCTGTAATGGAGTTTCTTTTAGAGCTACTCAAAGAGCATGGCTTTAAAGAAATAATGGTTAATGTTTCTCACCTAGCTGAAGAAATTGAAAATTACTTCAGAGATGGTCAAAGATTTGGTGTTGAGATAGCCTATAGTTTTGAAGGCAGGATTGAAGATGGAGAATTAATTGGAGATGCTTTAGGTTCGGCAGGAGGATTAAAAAAAATCCAAGATTTTCAAAATTTTTTTGATGAAACTTTTGTAGTACTTTGTGGCGATGCTTTAGTTGACTTAGATTTGACTGAAGCAGTTAAGAAACATAAAGAAAAGGGCGCAATTGCAAGCTTAATAACTAAAAAAGTAACTAGAGATCAAGTATCAAGTTATGGAGTAGTAGTTTCAGATAACAATGGTCGAATAAAAGCCTTTCAGGAAAAACCATCGATAGATCAAGCTTTAGGAGATTCTATTAATACTGGTATCTATCTTTTTGAACCTGAAATTTTTAATCACATTCCATCAGGAGAAAAATTTGATATTGGTGCTGATCTCTTCCCTAAACTAGTTGAAATGGATTTGCCATTTTTTGCCCTCCCAATGGATTTTGAGTGGGTAGATATTGGAAAAGTTCCCGACTATTGGAGTGCTATCCGTAATGTTTTGCAGGGTAAGGTTAGACAAGTAGAGATTCCTGGTAAAGAAATTAGACCTGGAGTGTTCACTGGATTAAATGTGGCCGCAAATTGGGAAACAATTGATGTTTCTGGTCCAGTATATATTGGTGGGATGACTAGAATTGAAGATGGTGCAAAAATTATTGGTCCTGCAATGATCGGCCCAAGTTGTTGTATTTGCGAAGGTGCAATAATTGATAATTCAATTATTTTTGATTATTCCAAAATTGGTAAGGGTGTGAGGCTAGTTGATAAATTAGTCTTTGGCCGTTACTGTGTGGACAAAAATGGGGACCATTTTGATTTGCAAGATGCATCTTTGGATTGGTTGATAACAGATTCAAGAAGATCTGATATGACTGAACCATCTCCTCAGCAAAAGGCAATGGCAGAATTATTAGGTACTGATTTGATTAATATTCCAGATTAA
- the ndhM gene encoding NAD(P)H-quinone oxidoreductase subunit M, with the protein MEKMLLKSTTRHVRIFTAEVVDEELKFHPNKLTLDLDPDNEFIWNEDSLNRINEKFNELIKDRAGRDLDDYELRKIGSEIEGLIKFLLQNGELSYNPDCRVMNYSMGLPKTNEVL; encoded by the coding sequence AATGCTTTTAAAGTCGACTACTAGGCATGTAAGGATTTTTACTGCGGAAGTGGTAGATGAAGAATTAAAGTTTCATCCCAATAAACTAACGCTTGATTTAGATCCAGATAACGAATTTATTTGGAACGAAGATTCTCTAAACAGAATAAATGAAAAATTCAATGAATTAATAAAAGATAGAGCAGGGAGGGATTTAGATGATTATGAACTTCGAAAAATAGGATCAGAAATCGAAGGTTTAATTAAATTTTTGCTCCAAAATGGTGAGCTTAGTTATAACCCTGATTGTAGAGTAATGAATTATTCGATGGGTTTACCAAAGACTAATGAAGTACTGTGA
- a CDS encoding LysR family transcriptional regulator → MPELPFTLDQLRILKAIAAQGSFKKAADLLYVTQPAVSLQIQNLEKQLEITIFDRGGRKALLTEAGRLLLEYCERILNQCDEACKAIEDLNSLKGGTLVIGASQTTGTYLMPRMIGLFRQKFPDVSVQLQVHSTRRTGWSVANGQIDLAIIGGQLPGDLENLLQVIPYATDELALVLPSKHPLSNKKELLKEDLYKLNFVTLDSQSTTRKVVDKLLQDSGLDIQRLKIEMELNSLEAIKNAVQSGLGASFLPVVSIERELLAGTIHKAFVADLEVKRELKLITNPSRYTSRASEVFKKNILPQFASLESPLRHI, encoded by the coding sequence ATGCCAGAATTACCTTTTACACTCGACCAATTAAGAATATTAAAAGCTATAGCAGCTCAAGGAAGTTTTAAAAAAGCTGCAGATCTTTTATATGTAACCCAACCTGCAGTGAGTTTACAAATACAAAATTTAGAAAAACAACTTGAAATTACAATTTTCGACAGAGGTGGTAGGAAGGCACTTCTGACTGAAGCAGGGAGACTATTACTTGAATATTGTGAACGAATTTTGAATCAATGTGACGAAGCTTGCAAAGCTATTGAAGATTTAAATAGCTTAAAAGGTGGAACTCTTGTCATTGGAGCGAGCCAAACAACGGGTACCTATTTAATGCCGAGAATGATAGGACTTTTCAGACAAAAATTCCCTGATGTATCAGTTCAACTTCAAGTACACAGTACGAGAAGAACTGGTTGGAGTGTCGCCAATGGACAAATTGACTTAGCCATTATTGGCGGACAATTACCTGGAGATTTAGAAAATTTGCTACAAGTAATTCCATATGCAACTGATGAATTGGCATTAGTTTTACCATCTAAACATCCACTTTCGAACAAAAAAGAGCTTCTCAAAGAAGACTTATACAAATTAAATTTTGTTACATTAGACTCACAATCTACAACAAGAAAAGTTGTTGACAAACTTCTCCAAGATTCTGGGCTTGATATTCAAAGATTAAAAATTGAGATGGAACTTAACTCTCTTGAAGCAATCAAGAATGCAGTTCAATCAGGTTTAGGAGCATCCTTTTTGCCTGTTGTTTCGATTGAAAGAGAATTATTGGCTGGAACAATCCACAAAGCATTCGTTGCTGATTTAGAGGTTAAAAGAGAGCTTAAATTAATTACTAATCCATCTAGATATACATCAAGAGCTTCAGAAGTATTTAAGAAAAACATTCTTCCACAATTTGCTAGTTTAGAAAGCCCTTTGAGGCATATATAA
- a CDS encoding segregation/condensation protein A, translating to MLIKFLQDAAGKGDLDPWDIDVISVIDSFLEQYSHAFEHTSKSNNTYHKDLSETSEAFFAASVLVNLKAQVLESDVFKESSSDFEDNFDVDDQDWIDQEFDIPKYPEKYLRRRSIAQPILKRTTTLGELVSQLESIAELIETQDLLLMKRKRNKKYSDKALISHVKSLAHREKLPETTKELGKFLDRWEKALQWTDFEDLVKTWQEEGKNDLDKDRLGVFWALLFLSSENKVEIKQINSLYGPIQIKRIIPEGGLAQLPIENLEVKNISSNAF from the coding sequence TTGTTGATTAAGTTTCTTCAAGATGCCGCTGGCAAAGGTGATCTTGATCCATGGGATATTGATGTTATAAGTGTAATTGATAGTTTTTTAGAGCAATACTCACACGCTTTTGAACATACTTCAAAAAGTAATAATACGTATCACAAGGATTTATCTGAGACAAGCGAGGCTTTTTTTGCCGCTTCCGTATTAGTTAATTTAAAAGCGCAAGTTTTAGAATCTGATGTTTTCAAAGAAAGTTCTTCAGATTTTGAAGATAATTTTGACGTGGATGATCAAGATTGGATTGACCAAGAATTTGATATTCCAAAATACCCTGAAAAATATTTAAGAAGAAGATCCATAGCACAACCAATTCTTAAACGTACAACAACACTAGGCGAACTTGTAAGTCAATTAGAGTCAATTGCTGAACTTATAGAAACTCAAGATCTTCTCCTTATGAAGAGAAAAAGAAATAAAAAATATTCTGATAAGGCTTTAATTTCTCATGTAAAGTCTTTAGCACATCGTGAGAAACTTCCTGAAACAACAAAAGAATTAGGTAAATTTCTTGATAGATGGGAAAAAGCTCTTCAGTGGACTGACTTTGAAGATTTAGTCAAGACATGGCAAGAAGAAGGAAAAAATGATTTAGATAAAGATCGTCTTGGTGTTTTTTGGGCTTTGTTATTTTTATCCTCTGAAAATAAAGTTGAGATAAAACAAATTAATTCCTTATATGGCCCAATACAAATTAAAAGAATAATTCCTGAAGGAGGTTTAGCTCAATTGCCTATTGAAAATCTTGAGGTTAAAAATATCTCTTCTAATGCTTTCTAA
- a CDS encoding NAD(P)H-quinone oxidoreductase subunit 4: MLGTLGAGLSTFPWLSAAILFPIFSAFVIPFFPDKGDGKEVRWFALSIALITFLITVGSYINGFDINNENLQLKENIKWLPDLGLTWSVGADGISMPLILLTSFITALAVLAAWPVKFKSKLFFFLILVMDGGQIAVFAVQDMLLFFLTWELELIPVYLLLAIWGGKNRQYAATKFIIYTAGSSIFILLAALAMGFYGTEIPNFEFSHLAAQDFNQKFQILCYVGLLIAFGVKLPIVPLHTWLPDAHGEATAPVHMLLAGILLKMGGYALLRFNAQLLPVAHAQFAPLLIVLGVVNIIYAALTSFAQRNLKRKIAYSSISHMGFVLIGIGSFSSLGTSGAMLQMVSHGLIGASLFFLVGATYDRTKTLKLDEMSGVGQKMRIMFALWTACSLASLALPGMSGFVSELMVFTGFVTDEVYTLPFRIVMASLAAIGVILTPIYLLSMLREIFFGKENPQLAEERKLIDAEPREVYIIACLLLPIIGIGLYPRLVTESYLASINNLVDRDLTAVKSVVKTNIFSGTKENDIFKAPKI; this comes from the coding sequence ATGTTGGGAACTTTGGGTGCAGGATTGTCAACTTTTCCTTGGCTTTCTGCAGCAATTTTGTTCCCGATTTTTAGTGCGTTTGTGATACCTTTTTTCCCAGATAAGGGAGATGGTAAAGAGGTTAGATGGTTTGCCTTGTCTATTGCATTAATAACTTTTTTGATAACTGTGGGCTCATATATCAATGGATTTGATATTAATAATGAAAATCTTCAACTTAAAGAAAATATTAAATGGCTACCTGATTTAGGTCTAACTTGGTCTGTTGGTGCCGATGGCATATCAATGCCTTTAATACTATTAACTAGTTTTATAACTGCTTTGGCAGTTTTAGCTGCATGGCCAGTCAAGTTCAAATCAAAGTTATTTTTCTTCTTGATATTAGTGATGGATGGTGGCCAAATAGCTGTTTTCGCAGTTCAAGATATGCTTTTATTCTTTCTTACTTGGGAACTTGAATTAATCCCGGTGTATTTACTATTAGCTATTTGGGGTGGCAAAAATAGACAATATGCCGCAACAAAATTCATTATTTATACAGCTGGCAGTTCTATCTTTATTCTGCTAGCAGCATTGGCAATGGGTTTCTACGGTACAGAAATTCCTAACTTTGAGTTTTCTCATTTGGCAGCACAAGATTTTAATCAAAAATTCCAAATCCTCTGTTATGTGGGTCTTTTAATTGCATTTGGAGTAAAACTTCCAATAGTACCTCTTCATACTTGGCTGCCAGATGCTCATGGAGAGGCTACAGCTCCTGTTCATATGCTTTTAGCTGGCATTTTATTGAAGATGGGGGGATATGCCCTTTTAAGATTTAATGCACAATTATTACCCGTGGCCCATGCTCAATTTGCTCCATTATTAATAGTTCTTGGAGTAGTAAATATAATTTATGCTGCATTAACTTCTTTTGCTCAAAGAAATTTAAAAAGAAAAATTGCATATAGTTCAATAAGTCACATGGGCTTCGTCCTAATTGGAATAGGGAGTTTTAGCAGTTTAGGAACAAGTGGTGCAATGCTACAAATGGTCAGTCATGGATTAATTGGGGCTAGTTTATTTTTTCTTGTTGGAGCTACCTATGATAGAACAAAGACTCTTAAACTTGATGAAATGAGTGGTGTAGGACAAAAAATGAGAATTATGTTTGCTCTATGGACTGCTTGCTCGCTTGCATCACTTGCCTTGCCTGGTATGAGTGGTTTCGTTTCAGAGTTAATGGTATTCACAGGTTTTGTCACTGATGAAGTTTATACTCTTCCTTTTAGGATAGTCATGGCTTCTTTAGCTGCAATAGGAGTAATACTTACTCCCATTTATCTTCTTTCAATGTTGCGAGAAATTTTCTTTGGTAAAGAAAATCCTCAATTGGCTGAAGAAAGAAAACTTATTGATGCTGAGCCAAGGGAAGTTTATATTATTGCTTGCTTACTTTTGCCCATAATTGGAATTGGCTTATACCCAAGATTAGTTACTGAAAGTTATCTTGCATCTATTAATAATTTAGTAGATAGAGATTTAACTGCTGTTAAAAGTGTTGTTAAAACAAATATTTTCTCTGGGACTAAAGAAAATGACATTTTCAAGGCTCCAAAAATATAA